AGGCTTCTCTAGACAGCGCGCCTGGCACCGCTGACAGAACAGACACTGCCGGCACAAGGTATTCAACGCCAGCTGGACCATTGACGGCGTGTCGCAAGACAAGAGCCTGTTCGAGATGATCAGGAACACGCACAAGAAGACGCCTGACTACACCGTGTCAGCGTACAGCGACAACGCTGCCGTTCTTCAGGGCGAGCCTGCCCACTTCTGGTCTCCGGATTATTCGACAGGGTCTTGGAAGCTCACGCCCGAGGTTGCGCATgtgctggccaaggtcgaggtTAGTACGTAGAGTCTCGGCGCATTGAATCGTGTTAACGCTCGCTATGCCAGACACACAACCATCCGACCGCCATTTCGTGAGTTTCCGcgtgcttcttctccgcaTTCTTGGCTAATGACTGTCCAAGCCCATTCCCTGGCGCTGCTaccggctccggcggcgagatTCGAGACGAGGcagccgtcggccgcggctcAGTGACAAAGGGGGGCCTGTGCGGTTTCTGGGTGTCCGATCTCCTCATTcccgaccgccgcgccccgtGGGAGTCGGACATTGGCCGTCCAGCCCACTACGCGAGCAGCCTTGACATTATGCTCGAGGCCCCCATCGGCAGCGCCCGATTCAACAACGAGTTCGGCCGGCCTTGTCTTACCGGCACCTTCCGCACCCTTCTCACACCGGCCTCGTCCGATGACGCTGCCGCGGACGCCAAGGAATGGCGCGGATACCATAAACCCATCATGCTGGCTGGTGGCGTCGGCACTGTTCGCCCGCAGAACGCTTTGAAAGAAGAGCGGTTCGTCCGCGAAGGGGCGCACGTCATCGTTTTGGGCGGCCCTGCCATGCTCATTggcctcggtggcggcgccgcctcgagcaACGCGTCGGGCGAAGGCAACGCCGATCTGGACTTTGACAGCGTGCAGCGTGGTAATCCCGAGATGGAACGACGCGCCCAGATGGTCATCAACACTTGCacggccctcggcgagcagaGTCCGATCGCCATGATCCACGacgtgggcgccggcggcctgtcAAATGCGCTCCCCGAACTCGTCAAGGATGCCGGGTATGGCGGCAACTTTGAGCTTCGGCAGGTCGAAAGTGCGGATCGGAGCATGAGTCCGCTTCAGATTTGGTGCAACGAGGCTCAGGAACGATATGTGCTTCTGATCAACCCCGAGAACATGAATCGCTTCACCAGCATTTGCCGCCGTGAGCGTTGCGGCTTTTCCGATGTTGGTGCTGTTGCATCTCGAGACTCGAGCGGGGTCTCCAAACTGGTGCTCACGGACCGCGAGTCCAAGGAGTACCCACGCCCCATCGACCTGCCAATGGATGCGCTCTTCCCTCCCAAGCGCCAGCAGGATCGCAACGTCACCTCGATCAAGCCCAGCTTCGCTCCGTTCGATGCCATGGCGTCCCTTCGCAAGGACTTTGGAGACCTCGGCAACGCCGAGTTGCTCAGCAAGGCTGTCGAACGCGTGTTCCTGATGCCTGCCGTCGGCTCAAAGTCATTCCTCATCACCATTGGCGACCGAACTGTCGGTGGACTTACTACCAGAGATCAGATGGTTGGGCCGTGGCAAACCCCGgttgccgacgtcgccatcACGGCCACGTCCTTCAGCCTTGGCGGAAAGCAACGGATtggcgaggccatggccatgggcgAAAAGCCTACTCTGGCACTTGTTGATCCTGCCGCTTCGGCTAGGATGGCCGTTGCCGAGAGTCTGCTGAACATTGGCGCGGCCGACATCATGGGCGACCTGCGCCGCGTCAAGCTCTCGGCAAACTGGATGGCCGCTGTGAGTCATCCGGGAGAGGGTGCTGCCCTTTACGAAGCGGTCAAGGCAATTGGCATGGAGATGTGCCCTGAGCTCAACATCAGCATCCCCGTCGGAAAGGACTCGACGTCCATGAAGGCCGTGTGGAAGGAGGACGGACAGGCAAAGAGTGTTACCGCTCCCGTTTCCGTCGCCATCTCCGCGTTTACTGTCGTCGAAGATGTCCGCAAGACCTGGACACCGCACCTTCGCCGAGTGGAGGAGGTTGGCGAGACGATTCTCCTGTTTGTCGATCTCGCCGAGGGACGCAAGGCCTTGGGTGGATCGGCCCTGGCCCAGTCTTtcggcgccgttggcaaCGAGGTGCCGGATATGAAGAATTTCGATTTGATGAGGGATTACTTCGATGCTCTATCACAGTTGCACGAgagcggcgtcgtgctggcATACCATGACCGATCTGATGGTGGTCTCATTACCACAGTCGCCGAGATGATGTTTGCTGGCCGCTGTGGCGTCGACATGATGATGGACGGCATCGCCAAGTCTGGTCAGACGGGAGACATGGTTGAGGCGCTGTTCaacgaggagctcggcgccgtcttccagGTCCGGGCCTCTGACGAGATCAACTTCAAGCGCTGCTTCGCTACCTGCGGGCCCCCGCCTGGCTTGGTTCGCAAGTTTGGTGTGGTTAAGTCCAAGGGCAGGCAGTCGCTGACGATCCGTCACGCCGGTGCTACATTCGCCACACTCGGCCGTGCCGAAATGCAGCAGTGGTGGTCCAAGACTTCTTACGAGATGCAGCGCCTGCGAGACAACCCTGCCTGCGCAGACTCCGAGTTTGCCACAATCGCAGACTCCGAGGATCCCGGCATGTCCTACAACCTCACCTACTCTCCGGCCGAGAACATTATGCCCCTTACCTCGTCTATCAGCGGTTTCTTTGGAAAGGCGCCTCGGGTTGCTGTTCTCCGAGAGCAAGGCGTTAACGGCTACGCCGAGCTGGCATTTGCTTTCAAGGCTGCTGGCTTCGAGCCTGTTGACATTCACATGACGGATGTTCTGGATGGCAGGTCTCTTGCCGACTTTACCGGATTGGCTGCTCCGGGAGGCTTTTCGTACGGCGATGTTCTTGGCGCGGGTCAAGGTTGGGCCAAGTCGATCCTGATGCATGAGAACACTCGACGAGAGTTCACCGACTTCTTCAAGCGGCCCGATACCTTTGCTCTGGGTGTCTGCAATGGCTGCCAGCTACTCACGCGCATCAAGTCGCTGATCCCTGGCGCCGAACACTGGCCGACCTTTGTCGACAATGCGAGCCAGCAGTTTGAGGGTCGCTTCAGCATggtcaaggtcgaggagaaTAGCAGCAAACCCTCGGTCTTCTTCCACGGCATGAACGGCTCGACGTTGCCCGTTGTTGTGTCTcacggcgagggccgagcGAAATTCCCATCGCCCAACTCGCTGCAGGAGCTGACCAGCTCGGGCATGATTCCGCTTCGCTATGTCGACAACCGCTTGCACGTCACGGAGCAGTACCCCTACAATCCCAACGGCAGCCCTGCCGGCGTGGCCGGTGTGTCGACCAAGGACGGCCGTTTTgtggcgatgatgccacATCCCGAGCGCACTGTCCTCGCCGATGTGGCCAGCTTCGTGCCTCGCGAGGCAGTTGACGAGTGGGGTGAGTTTGGGCCGTGGGTGCGCATCTTCCGCAGCGCCCGACGATGGGTGGGCTGAGCGGGTTCGGTCTCTTGTTGGTTGCATATGGTGTCACGAAAAAACTATAGATGGGTATGGTGTTTATGACTGAACTTCAAAGAGCAGAGTTTTCAGTTGGAGCAGACAAATTTACAGGCATTGCACGTATAGAAAGTCTCTTCGCTGCCTTGATGGTTGGCCGTGTCGTGTCAGATCCACgcaccgtcgacggcgtaAACGCTGCCGCTCACGAAGGTGCTTTCGGGTCCGAGAAGAAAGGCGActacggcggcgacctcctCTGGTTTCCCGTAGCGTCGAAAAGCCGTGGACTCGTCAAACGGTGCGTCGGCGGGGCGCCCGGTCTGAGCCCAGGCTCGCTCCATCATTGGCGTGTAGATGGCTCCCGGGGCGACGGCATTGACCCGGATCTCACGGTCTCCGACCTccttggctgcggcgcgggtgaGACCAACGACGCCGTGTTTGCTGGCCCCGTATGCTCCGTGGAGGGCCATGGCTGAATCCCATTAGCTTGCGCACTAGATGTGATGAGGCGACGCTACTGATGAGTCCTTCCCAACCCTGGTGCTAGTTGCCGCGACAAAGGTCAAGTGAAAGGCATGATATACAACAGCTCAAGACAAGGCGCAACAAGGAAGGGAGGCAATACCGTTTGTGCCATGTATGCTCGCCATGTTGACGATGGaaccgccgtcggcgacgcacTTGAGCTCCGCGCGCAGGCAGTACATGCACCCGGTGAGGTTCACGGCGATGAGGCGGTGCcactcctcgtcgtcgtccgtgccggcgacggagcccACGGAGTGGTACCGTCCGATGACGCCCGCGATgttggccgcgccgtcgagccgcccGAACCGCTCCACGACTCCCGCGATCCAGGCGTCGacctgcgcgcgctgcgtgacgtcgacgcgcgcgacTGCGAACCTGGGCTTcgcgccatcgtcactgCCTGCTGCTTCGCTGCCGGTGGGGGGctcggaggcggccgccgcgaaggGTTGCTGCCGTGGttgggaagaagaaggaggtTGGCTTTGATGAGAGATTTGAGCCGTGAAGAGTgcctctgcggcggcgaggctggcatcgtccacgtcggcgacgcagacggttgcgccgcgctcgagAAGGAGCTTGGACGTCGCGAGACCgatgccgctggcgccgccggtgacggcAAAGACCTTGCCCTCGAGAGCCATGTTTCCAGCGAATCAGCCTTGAATACTACCTTTCTTACACTGTTGGGGGTAATGGAATGGACGCTCGTGGGCACAAGCGAGTCTCGTGGTTATTGTGCACTGGCGAGCAGAGTCAGTGGCGATCGCCAGCAGTCGCGACATGTGCGGGTTCTCCGAAGACGATGTATGGCTTTGGATATCTCACATATGACGCCAGTCTGTCGTGAAGGCACatgccagcagcagcttcatTGATGATGAGTGATGTGATTTTCCGGCGGCATGTCGGCTCGACTGGCTGTGTGCTAGTGATATAAAAGATGCTCCGGTGCGCGActggacggatggatggctgcAAGGCTTGATTGACATGGGAGGCTATGGTGACCTCTTGCTTCTTGCAAGTCCCAAAGCGGGGGTTGGCACACCGCGCGCTTTATCCAGCAGACCATGCCCTTAAAACAGAAGATGCATGATTGGAGCAGATGTAGATCCCGAGGGCTGGGGGGGTATGGGATGACACCCGCTCTTTGCCAGGTAGGGTGGCAGCCAAGGTAGTAAGTACATGTAAGAGGAGCATGGcctctccatccatccatgcgcCCTGACTCTAGTCCGTCTTTGCGAACCTTTCCAACAGGGGATACAGCCGGCTCAGCGATGCAAGACAGAAACTTAATCAACCATCACGGGATTCGGCTTGGCAACAGAAATAATGTATGTACCTTGACCGTGGTTGGGTATCTTGTTTTCCCATCAACCAGCCGCCGGGCCCTCCCTGTTGACGTTGCAAGTGCAAGTATCACCACCGTGACTCCAGATCATCCCAAGATATACAAAACGGCTGCACCTCCAGCTATACACGCGGATGCATCTCAAAGCTCACGCTGctctcatcgtcgtcagatCTCCCGCTAGTGTTCCCCGGAACCTCTTGCACCCCCCTGTCTACCGGTTTCAGCTGCTTTTGCGACTCCACCAGCTCCAGACTCGtctcgacgaggatgccgccaaaGCCGGACCCGTAATCGTCGGGTAGCCTGTAGaacgcgccgctgcccctgtCCAGGCGGTTGTTCGACTCCGCCGTGGTCTTGAGGGTCTGCGGCGTGATGAAGCTGCGCAGCGGGGTCACCGCCCCGCGGCTCTCGCTCCGGTCGTACGGcttgccgccgttggcgcttTCGCTTCGGCTCGTGCCGTCTGCGTCCCTGGAGCTGAAGACGCGGCTGAGGCCGAgcttggaggcggcgagccggacgacggggcgcatggtgggcaggcaggcggagATGATGCCGACGGACATTTCGATGTCGGACCACGCCAGCAGCGGGGTGAGGGTGTAGCTGATGTCGTGCTTGGAGTAGTTGAACAGGACCCAGGTTCGGTAAGAGGACGCGAAGACGGCACTGGTTTTTGTCAACCCCGAGAGCCGTCGATGGTTTGCTTCAAAACCCATATATCGTCCGTGGTGTCTAGTGGATAGAAAAGGggtggcgggagggagggagggagggagggagagagagagagagagagagagagagagagagagagagagagaggagcTTACAAGAATCCGAGGCTAAACACAACCGTCAAGCCAACCTTTTCGCTCTTCTTCAGCTGCAGCCTCCAAATCTGCGGGATCGGCAGCAGGAGAATGACAATGTCGGAAAAGATGGTGGAGCTCGCGTTGGCCAGCcagacgccgagctcgctcACGCAGTGGCCCGGCAGCTCGGGCCTCCAGAGCTTCTCGACGGGGACGCAGATGAAGGTGAAGAGGAAGGAGATGCAGACGGCCCAGGTGACGAcgaaggcgccgacgccgatgacgagcctCTTAAAGAGGGGGAAGTGGAAGATGCGGTAGTACATGAAGAGCAGGCTGAGCTTGGTCCAGCAGAGGTTCCACACGTAGATGATCTCGGTGATGAGGAGCCACCGCGAgatgttgacgacggcctcTGGCCCGACGGTGGAGTCGTGGTagccgacgccctcgatgTACATGGCgaagccgatgccgacgacgacccagTTCCATATCTACAAATTGGTGTACAGCATATGTTAGCATGGAGGGAGATCGGTCGTGTGTCACTCACTGTGCGAACACACGCTGCGAGTGTCCCAAAGGCGTTGTGACGATGCAAGCAACCAACGTGCGAGCCAGTCCATTGCGCGCGCAATcagggggtggtggtgacctTACCATGGAAAACATTATCAGGTAATCGTCCCACCAAAACTTTTGCTTCCGTATATGCCGACACCATAGcctcgcggcgacggccatgaaCGCCAGAGTCGTCATGaaggtgacgacgaggatgatcCACAGCCGCATGGCGGCCGGCTCATAGCGCGGCACGCCGGGGACGTAGGATCCCTCGAGTTCCCCCATGGCTCTGTCCCCGTCTCCCTCTCTATTTCTCTCTATTGCCCTCTgtctcgccctcctcccgcgccggGGGGACCAGTAAGGAGAACAcgagatgacgacgacgatgggtgATGTCAAATGGCTGATAGGGAAATTTCCCTTCACAACGGGGACGATCgagcggtcgtcgtcgtcgtcgtcgtcgcccgcatCAATGCATGGCGAATCTGCGACGGGATGTGGAGGAGGAGTTCATGGCAGGGAACAAGGGGCGggcacgaggacgaggaccaggAACCGGGGACATTTAATGCGaaagagcggcggcgatccATTGATCTCCGCGCATCCCTGAGCTTAAACTAGTTGGGATAGGGAGGGATGGCACTCCGGGATCTGAACCTGGGGAATCtggggccggtggtggtggtggtggtggtggtggtggtggtttggCGTGGGtgcgggtgggcggcggcggcggcggctccagaCTCTTCGGGGTCAATCCGTCTCAAACGGGTAAAGGAAGCGGGGAACTGGGCGGGCAATTGGCACGTTTGGAAGGGACACAGCAACAGAGATGCAGTTCGACAGCACCTGCACGGATGAGCCCAAGAGCCATCGATGTGCATCAGGGGCGGGACAAGGGACCCGTTCCAAGTGATAGAGAGGAAACGGACTGGAGGAGGCTTGCTTGACTAACACGCACCTGGTAACTAGcaaagaggggggggcggcggatAGCGGGACGCTCAGTCGCTCTGACTAACCTCGTTGAAGGAATTGCTTGTCGAGCCAGGTTGTCTGCTGCATGTGAACGGACAACGGGGTAGGGAGGGCAGTGGGATCAGGCTTGCCCGAACTCCGTCGTGACGTTAGTTGGTAGTACCCCAGGCGTTTGACATGTGCCGCCTCTTTTAGCGTTGTGGGTGACACGGCATGGCacggtgggtgggtggtgggcagCGCGGCTCAGGAAACCAAGATGGGACGCcaatcggcggcggcggcggggtcgtcGGGCTAGTATTCTTCTCTCGGCCGCTGTTCTAGTAGGTGTagtggcggcgccgctgcccaagttggcgacgggctggcgcGCAACTCAGTACTAAGTTAGGTAGTAGCCAAAACTACTAACCTACTGCACGCTCGGTCCCTCGAAACTGAACAAAAGCTCAGTGTACATGAGTCGCGTGCTACTTATCAACGTGGTACTATGACGTGAATATGTTTCCCGTCTCCTAGCAATGGGGCATTATGCTTTCGTGGTTGAAGACTCTTGCGTAAACAGTTTCCCgctacttcgtatactgtacatacatacgttTATTACATGTGTGCAAAAAGCCATCATGTCGTTGGGCTTTCCCTGGtttcttccccccccccccctttttcccGCCCTACACCAGCAGCATGAAGCAGAAAAGCATGTGTGTGCGCTTTTCTTGGTTCGATATAGGACGTGCATTGCACACAGATCAATCCAGGGGATGACCAACAGCAATCCTCTTGCACGTGCTGATCAAAGCTACTAAGTTAGTGGTCAGCTTTTGGAACCAGGGGGGGTTCTCTAgcagtactactactagctATCATGCCCGTTTGCCGTCTTTCAAGGCcagaccaggccaggccatggCAGGGGGATGAGTTGTTGTGCCGCCCACCAGAGCCGCCGTTACCGTCCGGTCCTCAGCACCGGCGCGAGGCAGGCGTggttgatggtgatgatggtgatgatgatgggcatcGTCAGTCAGCTCTTTGTCTAGGCCCTGCCGATATTGCGGGCTAGCACGTAGCCGTACATGGCGCGAGGCAGAAAACGGGACAGCGCCAAAAGTCGCATGCTCCGGCTGTCTGTCGAGATTGTCCGCTAGTAACAACTTAGTGCTCGGAGCTGTGCTCGTTAGCTCCATGTGAAAGTCCTGTTTGTGGTGGGCGTCGTCTCCCTGGCCAGGCACGTCTTCACTCTGGATGTATGCACAATCACTTTTCCATGTTCGGATTGTGTTGTCTGACACAAAAGGGGGTCTGGTCGCTTCTTGCCAATCCATGTGTTTCAAGCCATACCAAGGTTTCGATCTTGCTATATATATGGATTCGCCATATCTAAGCCGACATGGTACTCCATATACCCGGCACCGAAATAACCCATCAGCCGCCGCACAAGGATGTTATGCAAATCATCATCGTGGGCCAGGTTGGTAGCCCGCACAACCTCGATCCGGGTCTCCTCATCGCACTCTTCACAGCCGCTATTGTTGGTTTTCCAAATCGAGTGGCCTCCAAGCAACGgcttccccctccctcccgtcgtcgccgccgcgttcaGCGCCATGcaacgctgctgcag
Above is a genomic segment from Purpureocillium takamizusanense chromosome 2, complete sequence containing:
- the ADE6 gene encoding Phosphoribosylformylglycinamidine synthase (BUSCO:EOG092608C4~COG:F~EggNog:ENOG503NX0B~MEROPS:MER0042827); this encodes MPHETLVGSSCYTASTAQELKARANKTSQPAIKQIRGQWVYYVDLVNSSKTVLDQVKGLLQDVDSEPLLASQSGGNSATIYVTPRYLSPWSSQATSIAHVCGLKDHVRRIEKGRLIVVDFETPFEPGQESSIRDVLHDRMTEIFDLEKPSLNAMFQDDAPAPLVVVDIFADGKDPLSILKQYNQEKGLSLDESEMQYLVDVFTKLGRPPHDVELFMFAQVNSEHCRHKVFNASWTIDGVSQDKSLFEMIRNTHKKTPDYTVSAYSDNAAVLQGEPAHFWSPDYSTGSWKLTPEVAHVLAKVETHNHPTAISPFPGAATGSGGEIRDEAAVGRGSVTKGGLCGFWVSDLLIPDRRAPWESDIGRPAHYASSLDIMLEAPIGSARFNNEFGRPCLTGTFRTLLTPASSDDAAADAKEWRGYHKPIMLAGGVGTVRPQNALKEERFVREGAHVIVLGGPAMLIGLGGGAASSNASGEGNADLDFDSVQRGNPEMERRAQMVINTCTALGEQSPIAMIHDVGAGGLSNALPELVKDAGYGGNFELRQVESADRSMSPLQIWCNEAQERYVLLINPENMNRFTSICRRERCGFSDVGAVASRDSSGVSKLVLTDRESKEYPRPIDLPMDALFPPKRQQDRNVTSIKPSFAPFDAMASLRKDFGDLGNAELLSKAVERVFLMPAVGSKSFLITIGDRTVGGLTTRDQMVGPWQTPVADVAITATSFSLGGKQRIGEAMAMGEKPTLALVDPAASARMAVAESLLNIGAADIMGDLRRVKLSANWMAAVSHPGEGAALYEAVKAIGMEMCPELNISIPVGKDSTSMKAVWKEDGQAKSVTAPVSVAISAFTVVEDVRKTWTPHLRRVEEVGETILLFVDLAEGRKALGGSALAQSFGAVGNEVPDMKNFDLMRDYFDALSQLHESGVVLAYHDRSDGGLITTVAEMMFAGRCGVDMMMDGIAKSGQTGDMVEALFNEELGAVFQVRASDEINFKRCFATCGPPPGLVRKFGVVKSKGRQSLTIRHAGATFATLGRAEMQQWWSKTSYEMQRLRDNPACADSEFATIADSEDPGMSYNLTYSPAENIMPLTSSISGFFGKAPRVAVLREQGVNGYAELAFAFKAAGFEPVDIHMTDVLDGRSLADFTGLAAPGGFSYGDVLGAGQGWAKSILMHENTRREFTDFFKRPDTFALGVCNGCQLLTRIKSLIPGAEHWPTFVDNASQQFEGRFSMVKVEENSSKPSVFFHGMNGSTLPVVVSHGEGRAKFPSPNSLQELTSSGMIPLRYVDNRLHVTEQYPYNPNGSPAGVAGVSTKDGRFVAMMPHPERTVLADVASFVPREAVDEWGEFGPWVRIFRSARRWVG
- a CDS encoding uncharacterized protein (COG:S~TransMembrane:7 (o20-45i57-79o99-123i135-157o177-200i212-231o251-271i)~EggNog:ENOG503PAGX), translated to MGELEGSYVPGVPRYEPAAMRLWIILVVTFMTTLAFMAVAARLWCRHIRKQKFWWDDYLIMFSMIWNWVVVGIGFAMYIEGVGYHDSTVGPEAVVNISRWLLITEIIYVWNLCWTKLSLLFMYYRIFHFPLFKRLVIGVGAFVVTWAVCISFLFTFICVPVEKLWRPELPGHCVSELGVWLANASSTIFSDIVILLLPIPQIWRLQLKKSEKVGLTVVFSLGFFAVFASSYRTWVLFNYSKHDISYTLTPLLAWSDIEMSVGIISACLPTMRPVVRLAASKLGLSRVFSSRDADGTSRSESANGGKPYDRSESRGAVTPLRSFITPQTLKTTAESNNRLDRGSGAFYRLPDDYGSGFGGILVETSLELVESQKQLKPVDRGVQEVPGNTSGRSDDDESSVSFEMHPRV
- the ADE6 gene encoding Phosphoribosylformylglycinamidine synthase (COG:F~EggNog:ENOG503NX0B~MEROPS:MER0042827) — its product is MIRNTHKKTPDYTVSAYSDNAAVLQGEPAHFWSPDYSTGSWKLTPEVAHVLAKVETHNHPTAISPFPGAATGSGGEIRDEAAVGRGSVTKGGLCGFWVSDLLIPDRRAPWESDIGRPAHYASSLDIMLEAPIGSARFNNEFGRPCLTGTFRTLLTPASSDDAAADAKEWRGYHKPIMLAGGVGTVRPQNALKEERFVREGAHVIVLGGPAMLIGLGGGAASSNASGEGNADLDFDSVQRGNPEMERRAQMVINTCTALGEQSPIAMIHDVGAGGLSNALPELVKDAGYGGNFELRQVESADRSMSPLQIWCNEAQERYVLLINPENMNRFTSICRRERCGFSDVGAVASRDSSGVSKLVLTDRESKEYPRPIDLPMDALFPPKRQQDRNVTSIKPSFAPFDAMASLRKDFGDLGNAELLSKAVERVFLMPAVGSKSFLITIGDRTVGGLTTRDQMVGPWQTPVADVAITATSFSLGGKQRIGEAMAMGEKPTLALVDPAASARMAVAESLLNIGAADIMGDLRRVKLSANWMAAVSHPGEGAALYEAVKAIGMEMCPELNISIPVGKDSTSMKAVWKEDGQAKSVTAPVSVAISAFTVVEDVRKTWTPHLRRVEEVGETILLFVDLAEGRKALGGSALAQSFGAVGNEVPDMKNFDLMRDYFDALSQLHESGVVLAYHDRSDGGLITTVAEMMFAGRCGVDMMMDGIAKSGQTGDMVEALFNEELGAVFQVRASDEINFKRCFATCGPPPGLVRKFGVVKSKGRQSLTIRHAGATFATLGRAEMQQWWSKTSYEMQRLRDNPACADSEFATIADSEDPGMSYNLTYSPAENIMPLTSSISGFFGKAPRVAVLREQGVNGYAELAFAFKAAGFEPVDIHMTDVLDGRSLADFTGLAAPGGFSYGDVLGAGQGWAKSILMHENTRREFTDFFKRPDTFALGVCNGCQLLTRIKSLIPGAEHWPTFVDNASQQFEGRFSMVKVEENSSKPSVFFHGMNGSTLPVVVSHGEGRAKFPSPNSLQELTSSGMIPLRYVDNRLHVTEQYPYNPNGSPAGVAGVSTKDGRFVAMMPHPERTVLADVASFVPREAVDEWGEFGPWVRIFRSARRWVG
- the ADE6 gene encoding Phosphoribosylformylglycinamidine synthase (COG:F~EggNog:ENOG503NX0B~MEROPS:MER0042827), with protein sequence MLEAPIGSARFNNEFGRPCLTGTFRTLLTPASSDDAAADAKEWRGYHKPIMLAGGVGTVRPQNALKEERFVREGAHVIVLGGPAMLIGLGGGAASSNASGEGNADLDFDSVQRGNPEMERRAQMVINTCTALGEQSPIAMIHDVGAGGLSNALPELVKDAGYGGNFELRQVESADRSMSPLQIWCNEAQERYVLLINPENMNRFTSICRRERCGFSDVGAVASRDSSGVSKLVLTDRESKEYPRPIDLPMDALFPPKRQQDRNVTSIKPSFAPFDAMASLRKDFGDLGNAELLSKAVERVFLMPAVGSKSFLITIGDRTVGGLTTRDQMVGPWQTPVADVAITATSFSLGGKQRIGEAMAMGEKPTLALVDPAASARMAVAESLLNIGAADIMGDLRRVKLSANWMAAVSHPGEGAALYEAVKAIGMEMCPELNISIPVGKDSTSMKAVWKEDGQAKSVTAPVSVAISAFTVVEDVRKTWTPHLRRVEEVGETILLFVDLAEGRKALGGSALAQSFGAVGNEVPDMKNFDLMRDYFDALSQLHESGVVLAYHDRSDGGLITTVAEMMFAGRCGVDMMMDGIAKSGQTGDMVEALFNEELGAVFQVRASDEINFKRCFATCGPPPGLVRKFGVVKSKGRQSLTIRHAGATFATLGRAEMQQWWSKTSYEMQRLRDNPACADSEFATIADSEDPGMSYNLTYSPAENIMPLTSSISGFFGKAPRVAVLREQGVNGYAELAFAFKAAGFEPVDIHMTDVLDGRSLADFTGLAAPGGFSYGDVLGAGQGWAKSILMHENTRREFTDFFKRPDTFALGVCNGCQLLTRIKSLIPGAEHWPTFVDNASQQFEGRFSMVKVEENSSKPSVFFHGMNGSTLPVVVSHGEGRAKFPSPNSLQELTSSGMIPLRYVDNRLHVTEQYPYNPNGSPAGVAGVSTKDGRFVAMMPHPERTVLADVASFVPREAVDEWGEFGPWVRIFRSARRWVG
- a CDS encoding uncharacterized protein (EggNog:ENOG503P1A6~COG:Q); its protein translation is MALEGKVFAVTGGASGIGLATSKLLLERGATVCVADVDDASLAAAEALFTAQISHQSQPPSSSQPRQQPFAAAASEPPTGSEAAGSDDGAKPRFAVARVDVTQRAQVDAWIAGVVERFGRLDGAANIAGVIGRYHSVGSVAGTDDDEEWHRLIAVNLTGCMYCLRAELKCVADGGSIVNMASIHGTNAMALHGAYGASKHGVVGLTRAAAKEVGDREIRVNAVAPGAIYTPMMERAWAQTGRPADAPFDESTAFRRYGKPEEVAAVVAFLLGPESTFVSGSVYAVDGAWI